TGCTTCCCGACACGCTCGATGTGACGAAGCTCTTCATCGATCTCTATACCGAGCAGGTCGCCGGTTTCTATGATCCCGATTCCACCAAGCTCTTCGCGGTGGTAGGTGGTGATCGCGCGCAACTCCGACTTGTGCTCGCCCACGAACTCGTGCACGCGCTGCAGCATCAGTACACGCCGCTCGATTCCATCCTGAAAGACATTCACGATGCCGATCGCCTTGCTGCCGCGCAGGCGGTCTTCGAAGGGCAGGCCACGCTCGCATCGATGGTGGCGTTGCTGCCGGGGATGGACCTGATCGGCGACGACTCCTTCTGGGACACCTTCCGCGGCCAGTTGCAGACGCAACAGGCAGGGATGAAAGTCTTCAATACGGCCCCGCTGGTGATCCGCTCGGGGCTCACCTTTCCGTATCTGCAAGGGTCGGAGTTCCTGCGCTGGTTCCGTCGCAACCGCGCCGACCAGCAGCCCTTTGGCGACAAGCTGCCAGTGTCGACCGAACAGATTCTTCACCCCGACCGCTACGCCAAGGGCGACCTGCCCCTGACGGTGCGCTTCGCAGCGGACACGGCAGTACCGATCTACGAAGACACCTTCGGTGAATTCGAGATTGCCGTACTGCGCTCGTCACTCGCGGGCATCAGCGAAGTGCCAACCGACCTCGCCGTGGGCTGGGGCGGCGATCGTCTTCGCGTCTATCGCAACACGGGGGGCGCGGCGCTGGTCTGGGTCACCGTGTTCGATGAGCCGCGCAACGCCGAGCGCTTCCTGCAGCAGATCGGCAACAAGCTCGCGGTGCAGAAGCGTGCCGGCTACCGCACCACGGCCGAATCGCTGCAGGTCGGCGGCAAGAGTGCGGTGCGGGTGGTGGTGGCGCCGGAGGGGTGGGCGCGGTGGAAGGCGCTGCCGCAGGTGGAGGTGCGCTGAGCATGTGGCCAAAACTCCGGCAGCTGTTGCGTCAACTTCGGCTAACCTTGGCCGAGCCGCCGTCGCCACGGCTCGCCGACGAAAACCAGTGGTACACCGAACACACTGCGCTCCTCGTCAGCACCCTCAAGTGGGCCATGCTGGGCGCCGGCGCCGGCGTTTGCGTCGGACTCGGTACCAGGGCGTTCCTCTGGTCGATTTCTGCCTCCGGGGCGTTCCTTGCGGGTCAGGTTGCTGGGCGGGTCCCGCTCTATTTCGCCCTCCCGCTCGCCCTGCCGCTCTGCGTCTGGCTGATCCGGACCTTCTCGCCAGAGGCACGAGGCCACGGGACCGAAGCCGTCATCGCGGCGATCCATCAGCGCTCCGGACGGATCGACTGGCTCGTGGCTCCCGTCAAGCTCGTGGCGACCGTGATCACCCTGGCGTTCGGCGGATCGGTCGGCAAGGAAGGACCGGCGGCCCAGATCGGTGCGGCGATCACCAGCCTGTTCGCCGACCTGACCAGGCTGAATGATGCCGATCGGCGACGATTGGTCATCTGCGGGATCAGTGCCGGCTTCGCGGCCGTGTTCGGCACGCCGGTGTCCGGCGCGCTCTTTGGCATTGAAGTCCTCTACCTCGGCCGAATCGATTACACGGTGATTTTTCCGGCGCTGGTGGCCGGGATCGTGGGTCACCTGGTTTGCGGCGTCGCGCCGCCGTTCCCACTCCTCAACGGGGCGGTCGGCGATCACACCCAGATCCGGATGATCCTGACCTCCCTCGCCTCGGGTGCCATCTTCGGCCTCGTGGCGCTGCTCCTGATCGAAACCCTGCGTGCAGTGGAACACCGCCTGCAGCGTTTCGCCAGCCATCCCTACCGGGTCGCGTTTGGTGGGGGATGCGCGCTTGTCCTGCTGTATTTCGCCGCCGGTGATCGCTTCGCCGGACTCGGCACCGAGACGATCGCTGGTGTCCTCAACGGAACGATCCCGGTCGGCAGCACGGACTTCCTGGTCAAGATTCTCGCGACGGCCATCACACTCGAGGTCGGGGGGAGTGGCGGCATCCTCACGCCGGTGTTCTTCATCGGGGTGACCAGCGGGGCCGCGCTCGCCCCCGTCTTCGGCGTCTCGGCAGCGTTGCTGGGCGCCTTCGGATTCATTGCGGTGCTCGCGGCCGCGGCGAACACGCCGCTCGCGGCGGCCGTCATGGCGATCGAGATCTTTCCGGCACCACTCGGTGTCCTCGCGGCACTCGCGGCGGCGACGGCGTATCTGATGGTCGGGCATCGGAGCGTGTACGCATCGCAGAAGCTGGGCTTCTCGAAGTCTGCGGGACTCGACATGGCCCTCGGCGGCGATATCGGGGAGTTCAATCGCGCCGCGATCAAGGTGCGCCCCGGCTCATTCACGGCCCGGCTGCATAATCTCGGACGGCCTCGCCCGCGGGACGACGCCGATTCCGGAGCCGATTCGTAGTGCCATCGCCTTGCCGTCCGCTGGGCCGCATCATTGACGCGTCCCAGGGAGGCCGATGAATGCCGCAGGATCTCGCGAACGCGACACCGGAACTCGCCTACGTCGTCCTGCTGTTCGCACTCTTTGTCGTCCCGAGGGTGCTGCAGCGGTGGCGGTTGCCGTCGGCGATCACCAGCTTCGTGCTCGGCGGCGTCGCGGGGATCGGCTTTGGCCTCTTCAGCCACGATCCCACCATCCATCTGCTGTCGACCTTCGGCATCGTCTCGCTCTTTCTCTTTGCCGGTCTCGAGGTCGATGGCTTCGGTTCCGCGTTGCGGATCCGCTACCTGCTGCTCCATCTCGCGATCCGCGTGGTGACCCTGGCTGGGGCGACGGTAGTGCTCGCGCGGCTCTTCATCCTCGATCTGCGGCCAGCGTCGTTGCTCGCGCTGGCATTACTGACGCCATCGGCCGGCTTCATTCTCGATGCGATGAACGGCTTCGGACTCACCCCGGAAGAAACGGCGTGGATCCGCAGCAAGGCGATCGCCTCCGAGTTGCTGGCATTGCTCGGGCTGTTCGTGGTGCTGCAGTCCACGACCGCAGAGCGATTCGCCACTTCGACGCTCCTGCTGGCCGGAATCGTGGTCGTCCTGCCGCCGGTGTTCCGGCTCTTCGCCACCCGAATCGCGCCATACGCTCCGAAATCGGAGTTCGCCTTCCTGCTGATGATGGCGCTCGTGGCCGCCTACGCGACCCGGCGGCTGGGCGTCTACTACCTGGTCGGCGCCTTCCTCGTCGGCGTGGCGGCACGACGTTTCCGGCAGTCCCTGCCAGCGATTGCCTCCGACCGGATGTTGCACGCCGTCGAGGTGTTCGCGTCGTTCTTTGCCCCGTTCTATTTCTTCCGTGCCGGGTCCGAGTTGACCCGCGAGGACCTGTCGTGGCCCGCCGTCTGGCTGGGACTGGCTTTCGTGGGCGTCATGGTACCGCTGCGGATCGTCGCGCTGGCGCTGCTGCGCCGGGTGACCTTGGGGGAATCGATTCGGGTCTCTCTGCGCATCGCCGTCCCGATGCTGCCGACGCTGGTCTTCACCCTGGTCCTCGCCGGTATTCTGCGCGACCGTTTCGGCATCGGTGACCCATTGTTTGGCGCGCTCGTCGTCTACGCCCTGCTGACGACGCTGATTCCCGGGTTCGTGTTCAACGCGCCGACACCGGAATACAGCGAGCCGGCGCTGCCGGAGAGCGCCGGTTGAACGGTACGCTGCTAGTAGTGTTGCTAGGCGTGAGCGCACCCTGCGCCGCCCAGGCTGCGCACTCCGGTTTGCCTGCCTCAGCGCCGGTACGTCGCATTCGAGTGGCCCCGTCGCCACTCCTTTCCCGCGTCGTCGATCGCGATCCACTCCGAACCGCTCCTGCCGATGGGCAACCGCTTGGCGTGGCGACGGGGAAGGTGAGCAGGCAAGGCCGCGACGCATTGATCGGCGCGGGAGTTGGGCTGGTCGCGGGATTTATCGTTGGCAAACAGGTTTTCGATGGTCAAGATCGCGAGCCGAACAGCAAGTTGATTGCGCTCAGCTCAGTCGTTGGGGCGCTGCTCGGCATGGCCATCGGGGCATCGGTCACACATTAACATCGGCCGTAGCGTCGAGCGGAATCCCCGCCTCGTCGCAGAGCTTCCCATACGTCAGCCCCGCCACGATGTCATAGCTCGCGTGAATCACCATCGCGAGCAAGATCCCACCGGCCCAGTAGACGTAGCCCTGAATCGCGAATGACGCGAGACCGATGATCACTGCGGCGCGCAGGCCCTGCACGATATGGGCGGCGCCAAACGCCACCGATGTCACCAGCGCCGCCGTCCACCAGTCATCGCTCAGCCACCAGATGATGCCCGCCACCACGCCACGCCAGACGAACTCCTCGCAGACACCGGCCGCCACCGACACGGCGATCCACCACGCGCTCTCCCGGCCATTGCGCGGCGCGATGAAGAGCGTCCGCGCATCCTGACGCTTCACGGCCGCACGCCACCGCGGCTGCATCAGCTTTACAAAGACGATGACGGCGAGGATGGCCACGGCGATCAGCGGGAGATCGACGCGACCGAGCGAGACGCGCACGTGATCGGCGTAGACGGCAAGTCCCGCAAGTGCCGCAAACAGCACCTGCTGGGTCACCACTTTCCTGAAGTAGACCTCGCGCGGGAGTGCCACGAGCTGAGGGATTCTCGCCCGGGTCTTCCAGGCGCCATACGGAATCAGCAGCAGGAAGAAGAAGAGCACTCCCAGCGAGGCGATCCCGGGCATCTCAGAGGAACTGCGACAGCGTGTAGATGATCAATCCGGCGAGGCCACCGACCAGCGTACCGTTGAGTCGTACGAACTGCAGGTCGCGCCCCACGGCGAGTTCAATGCGTCCCGCCGCGACTTCGGGGTCCCAGTCCGCCACGGTGGCTGCAATGAGGTCGGCCACTTCCTGCCGATGCTGTTCAAGCAACGACGTCACCACGTCGGTGAGGAAGCGATCGACCTCGCCCCGCAGTTCGTCGCTGGTCGCGAGTGAATCGCCGAGACCTGCGAGGACTTCTTCGAGCGGGAGGAGTGACGCCTGTTCGGGATTGGAGCGATAGAGCGCAGCCGCGCGACGCGCCCGGTCCCAGACCGACGAGACCAGGTCTTCGACAATGGGGTGCCCGAGCAGCTCCTGCTTGAGCTTCTCCATCTTCGCGAGCATCTCCGGCGAGTTCTTGAGCCGGTTGATGAACTCCGCCACGGCACTATCGAAGCGACGGCGAATCGGATGATTCGGGTCGGCCGACATCTCGGCGAGCACGCGATCAATGCCGCCCGCGATCTTCTCGGCGACGGCATCGCGCACACCCAGCGGCAGCCAGCGCGGACTCTCGGCCCGGACCTTCTCGCGGATGGCGTCGTGGCCTTCCTTGAGCGCGCCGGTGATCAGCTTGATGACCTCGTTGAGCAGCTCCTGCGGCCGGCCATCGGATGCCGCCACCGTGAGGACGTCGCCCACGAGCGGGGCGAGCTGAACCGACTCGAGCCGATTGGTCGCGCTCTTCTGCATGAACTCGCGGACTTCCGCGTCTGGGAGGGCTTCAACGGCCCGGGCGAGCCCACCCGCGAGCTGGCGGGCCAGGCGGGTCCGGTTCTGCTCCTCGCTCATCCACTTGGCGGCCCGGGCGGCGGGGTGGACCCCGGCCAGCCGCTGCTCGAGGACCGAGCGGGAGAGGAAGTGGTTCTGGACGAAGTTCCCCAGGATCCGGCCCACCCGGTCCTTCTGCTTCTGCATGATGGCGGTGTGGGGGATCGGGATGCCGAGGGGGTGGCGGAAGAGCGCGGTGACGGCGAACCAGTCGGCGAGGCCGCCGACCAGGGCGGCTTCGGCGGTGGCCCGGACGTAGGCGAGCCAAGGGTGGGACGGCTCGAGGATCCGGGCGACCACGAAGACAACGAGGAAGAAGACCAGGAGGGCGGAGGCCCAGAACTTCATTCGCCGGAGGGCGGCGCGGCGGCTCGTTTCGTCCTGCAACGGCGGAAGTTGGGTCTGGGCCATGGCCGAAAAGTAAGGGGGCCACCCCCGGCTGGTCCTAAAGCCACCCCTGGCTTACCTTTGAGGGCTATGTTCGACGAGCTCTCCTCCAAGCTATCCGATACCCTTCGGCGCCTCACGGGCCGGGGGGTGCTTACGGAGGAGGCAGTTCGGGAGGGGCTTCGGGAGATCCGGCGCATTCTCCTGGAAGCTGACGTCTCGTTCGACCTGACGCGCGAGTTCCTCGAACGCGTGCAGGCGCAGGCGGTAGGACAGGATCTGCTCAAGGCGGTTCGCCCGGGGCAGCAGCTGGTGAAGATCGTCTACGATGAGTTGGTGGTGCTGCTGGGTGAGAAGCAGGCACCGCTGGCGTTCGTGTCGGTTCCACCCACGATCATCCTGATGGTTGGCTTGCAGGGGTCAGGCAAGACGACCACTGCGGGCAAGCTCGCGAAGCGGTTGAAGGCGGAGCAGAAGGCACCGTTCCTGATCGCGGCGGATGTCTATCGCCCGGCAGCGGTCGATCAGCTTCGCACGCTGAGTGAGCAGGTGCAGGTCGGCTTCCACGGTGAGCCCGGCGTCACGGATGTCGTTGGCATCGTGAAGCGCGGCATCGAGGCGGCAGGGAAGGCGCGGGCCCGGACGGTGATTGTCGACACCGCCGGTCGCTCGCAGATCGACGACGAGTTGATGCAGGAACTGGTGCGGCTGAAGCAGGCGATCAAGCCCCACGAGATCCTCCTCGTTGCCGACGGCATGACCGGTCAGGACGCGGTCCGGATCGCGAAGGGCTTCCACGATGCGCTGGGGATCAGCGGCGTGGTGCTCACCAAGATGGATGGCGATGCCCGCGGTGGCGCGGCGCTGTCGATCTTCGGCGTGACGAAGGCACCGATCAAGTTTGTCGGTGTCGGTGAACAGCTCGACGCGCTGGAGCCGTTCCATCCCGATCGGATGGCGGGGCGGATCCTCCAGCAGGGCGACGTCCTCTCGCTGGTCGAGAAGGCGCAGGCCAACGTCGATGAGGCCGAAGCGAAGGAACTCGCGCGGAAGGCGACGTCGAAGAAGGGCCTCGATCTCGAGGACTTCCTCACCGCGATGCGGCAGATGCAGAAGCTCGGTCCGCTCAAGAACGTGCTCGGAATGTTGCCGGGAGTGAATCCGGCGATGCTCAAGGGCGCGAACATGGACGAGAAGCGGATCAAGCACATCGAGGCGATCGTGCTCTCGATGACGAAGAAGGAGCGGAGTGATCCGGAGTTGATGAACGGGTCGCGTCGTTTGCGGGTCGCCAAGGGGTCCGGTCGGACCGTGGCGGAAGTGAATCAGTTGCTGGCGCAGTTCAAGCAGATGCAGAAGTTCATGAAGGTCGCGGGGAAGCCGGGGGCGAAGTTGCCGTTCGGTGGACGTTCGTTCCCTCCGCGCTAGAATCGCTCAGGAGAGCACCAGAATGGCCGTTCGGATCCGCCTGCGCCGGGAAGGGCGCAAGAAGCTGCCGATGTATCGTATCGTCATCGCCGACAAGGAAGCACCGCGCGACGGCCGGTTCATCGAGACCATCGGGTCGTATCGCCCGAAGGAAGAGAAGAACCTGTTCACCGTCGATCTCGACAAGGCGCGCGCCTGGATTGCCAAGGGTGCGACCCCGACCGAGACCGTCGCTGCGCTGCTGAAGAAAGCCGGCCTCTAATCCGGATGACGGATGCGGCGGCGCCCCCGATCGTCGTCGGCCGGGTGCGTAAACCGCACGGGCTGAAGGGCGAAGTGTCGATCTTCCCGCTCACCGATGACCCCGAAGGGGTCTTCGTGACGGGTCGAACGCTCTTCCTCCTCGATCTGCGCGGTGAAGTCGTTGGCGAAGTGAGCGTGACGCAATCGCGGGTCTATCACCGCGAGTGTCTGGTGAAGTTCGCCGGCCACAACGAGCGCATCAACGTCGACGACTACCGGGGACGCTTCCTGGCAGTACGCCGCGAGGAGCTCAAGCCGCTCGAGGACGGTGAGGTCTACCTCCAGGAGCTGGTGGGCTACGCGGTTCGCGACGAGGCCGATGAGGCGCTGGGTCTGGTGAGTGCGGTGTACGACCTGCCGCAGGGCCCGACGATCGAAGTGCAGGGACCGAAGCGGGAGTTCATGCTTCCGTTCCGCAGCGAGTACGTGAAGCAGACGGATCGTGAAGGGCGACGCCTGGTGGTGAATGTGCCGCCCGGCCTGATGGACTGAGGTTGCGGTGCTGACGATCAACGTCGTCACGCTCTTTCCCGAGGCGATGTCGCCCTTCCTGGCGGCGAGCATTCCGGGGCGGGCAGCGAAGGCCGGCTTGTCCCACTACCGGCTGGTGCAGTTGCGTGAGTTCACCCACGACAAGCACCAGACCGTGGACGACACGGCGTTCGGCGGCGGTGCGGGGATGGTGCTGAAGGCGGAGCCCTTCCTCGAGGCGGTGGAGAGTATCGGCCCCACGGGGCCAGTGGTGGTGATGTCGGCGCGAGGACGGAAGTTCTCTCACGACGACGCGGTGCGGTGGTCACTCGGGTCGGAACTCACGATCCTCTGCGGCCACTACAAGGACATCGATCAGCGGGTGATCGACATCCTTGGCGCCGAAGAAGTATCGATCGGCGATTTCGTCCTGTCGGGCGGAGAACCTGCGGCCCTCTGCGTCATCGACGCGGTGGTGCGGCTCCTCCCCGGCGCGATCGGCGATCATGAATCGGCGAGTTCCGATTCGCATTACGATGGGCTGCTCAGTCCGCCCAGTTACACCAGGCCCGCCGATGTTCGCGGTGTCCCGGTGCCCGGGGTCCTGCTCTCGGGAAATCACGCAGCCATCGCCGCGTGGCGGCAGCAGGAGGCAGAGAAGCTCACGAAGGAACGCCGGCCCGACCTGTGGGCCGCGTTCATGGCCACGGAGCGCCCCGATGGAGGCGCGAAGTCCTGACGCACAACCCGCGACGAACGCGGAGGAGTCTGACGATGGGAATGGAACTGCTGGATATCGTATCGCGCGAAGGGATGCGCACTGACATGCCGAAGTTCGACTCGGGCGACACCGTGAAGGTGTTCGTGCGCGTTCGTGAAGGCGACAAGGAGCGCCTCCAGGCGTTCGAGGGCGTGGTGATTGCGCGTCGTGGCGGCGGCATGGGCGAGACGTTCACCGTCCGCAAGGTGTCGGCCGGCGTCGGCGTCGAGCGCGTCTTCCCGCTGCACTCCCCGATGTACTCCACCATCGAGGTGGTGCGTCGTGGCCGCGTACGTCGCGCCAAGCTCTACTACCTCCGGAACCTCTCCGGCAAGGCGGCGCGCATCAAGGAAAAGCGCGATCGGTAAGCGCGCAACTGCGCATCGAAGCACGAAAGGGCTCCTCGTCAGAGGGGCCCTTTTAGTAGGCTGTTGCTCCTATGTGGGTGCCGCGCTTGCGCGGCACTGATGCCTGCTCTCCTGGGAGCTTGCTCGCGCCGCGCCTCGCGCGGCGCAGATCCTTCCGTCCCCCCCCCGGATTCGCCCGCGCTGCTCGTGGGCTGCCTCTCCGCGTCTGTTACAGCCGCCCGCCATCGCGCTAGCGGCGCCGGCCGAGGCGTGCGACGGCTGTAAAGGCCGCTACGAGGCACCCACGACTCAGCGCTTGCGAATCCCGATCATCCATCATCCATCATCCATCATCCCGTTACTGCGGCCACATCCACGCAAAGGTCAGCCCTGTGATCACGCCATAGATCAGCGAATCGAAGAGTCCCTTGAAGGTCGTCGACCACTTCTTGTAGTACCAGATCGACGCCTGCGGCAGCGCCATTCCGTAGGCGATGAAGGTGATCGCGCCGGTGAAATGGAAGACCCGCCGGTGATCGGCACCGGGCGCCAGCAGGGCACCGGTCATGCAGGCCGCAGCGATCGCGATGATGATCAGGTAGATGAACCAGTTGATGAAGATCGGCCCCATCGGGCGCATTCCGTTCGGCATCACGGTCATCAGCAGCACCGGCCCTTCGTTGTGCTTCGCCTTGTACTCCGGCGTCCCCATCTCCTTCATGTCACCGGGCTTCGGCACCAGGTAGTCACCGGGAGGAATATTGAGTGGTCCGACGGCGGCGCGAACGCGCGCTTCGTCGGGGACGCCGGCGTAGTCGCTCTTGTGCCACGGCATGAACATGTGGATCACCGAGCTCGCGATGAAGATGAACACGGCCGAGAGGAGGATGGGGAGCCAGAGCGAGAGCAACGGCGTCATGTTGAACTCCGAGACTAGAGACTAGAGACTTGAGACTAGAGAGGTTACGGCCCGTTCTGCGGGAGCGCAAATGCTCCGGGCCCGCCTT
This portion of the Gemmatimonadota bacterium genome encodes:
- the rimM gene encoding ribosome maturation factor RimM (Essential for efficient processing of 16S rRNA); translation: MTDAAAPPIVVGRVRKPHGLKGEVSIFPLTDDPEGVFVTGRTLFLLDLRGEVVGEVSVTQSRVYHRECLVKFAGHNERINVDDYRGRFLAVRREELKPLEDGEVYLQELVGYAVRDEADEALGLVSAVYDLPQGPTIEVQGPKREFMLPFRSEYVKQTDREGRRLVVNVPPGLMD
- the trmD gene encoding tRNA (guanosine(37)-N1)-methyltransferase TrmD; protein product: MLTINVVTLFPEAMSPFLAASIPGRAAKAGLSHYRLVQLREFTHDKHQTVDDTAFGGGAGMVLKAEPFLEAVESIGPTGPVVVMSARGRKFSHDDAVRWSLGSELTILCGHYKDIDQRVIDILGAEEVSIGDFVLSGGEPAALCVIDAVVRLLPGAIGDHESASSDSHYDGLLSPPSYTRPADVRGVPVPGVLLSGNHAAIAAWRQQEAEKLTKERRPDLWAAFMATERPDGGAKS
- a CDS encoding chloride channel protein, with protein sequence MWPKLRQLLRQLRLTLAEPPSPRLADENQWYTEHTALLVSTLKWAMLGAGAGVCVGLGTRAFLWSISASGAFLAGQVAGRVPLYFALPLALPLCVWLIRTFSPEARGHGTEAVIAAIHQRSGRIDWLVAPVKLVATVITLAFGGSVGKEGPAAQIGAAITSLFADLTRLNDADRRRLVICGISAGFAAVFGTPVSGALFGIEVLYLGRIDYTVIFPALVAGIVGHLVCGVAPPFPLLNGAVGDHTQIRMILTSLASGAIFGLVALLLIETLRAVEHRLQRFASHPYRVAFGGGCALVLLYFAAGDRFAGLGTETIAGVLNGTIPVGSTDFLVKILATAITLEVGGSGGILTPVFFIGVTSGAALAPVFGVSAALLGAFGFIAVLAAAANTPLAAAVMAIEIFPAPLGVLAALAAATAYLMVGHRSVYASQKLGFSKSAGLDMALGGDIGEFNRAAIKVRPGSFTARLHNLGRPRPRDDADSGADS
- the rpsP gene encoding 30S ribosomal protein S16, translated to MAVRIRLRREGRKKLPMYRIVIADKEAPRDGRFIETIGSYRPKEEKNLFTVDLDKARAWIAKGATPTETVAALLKKAGL
- the rplS gene encoding 50S ribosomal protein L19, whose product is MELLDIVSREGMRTDMPKFDSGDTVKVFVRVREGDKERLQAFEGVVIARRGGGMGETFTVRKVSAGVGVERVFPLHSPMYSTIEVVRRGRVRRAKLYYLRNLSGKAARIKEKRDR
- the ffh gene encoding signal recognition particle protein, which codes for MFDELSSKLSDTLRRLTGRGVLTEEAVREGLREIRRILLEADVSFDLTREFLERVQAQAVGQDLLKAVRPGQQLVKIVYDELVVLLGEKQAPLAFVSVPPTIILMVGLQGSGKTTTAGKLAKRLKAEQKAPFLIAADVYRPAAVDQLRTLSEQVQVGFHGEPGVTDVVGIVKRGIEAAGKARARTVIVDTAGRSQIDDELMQELVRLKQAIKPHEILLVADGMTGQDAVRIAKGFHDALGISGVVLTKMDGDARGGAALSIFGVTKAPIKFVGVGEQLDALEPFHPDRMAGRILQQGDVLSLVEKAQANVDEAEAKELARKATSKKGLDLEDFLTAMRQMQKLGPLKNVLGMLPGVNPAMLKGANMDEKRIKHIEAIVLSMTKKERSDPELMNGSRRLRVAKGSGRTVAEVNQLLAQFKQMQKFMKVAGKPGAKLPFGGRSFPPR
- a CDS encoding cation:proton antiporter, whose product is MPQDLANATPELAYVVLLFALFVVPRVLQRWRLPSAITSFVLGGVAGIGFGLFSHDPTIHLLSTFGIVSLFLFAGLEVDGFGSALRIRYLLLHLAIRVVTLAGATVVLARLFILDLRPASLLALALLTPSAGFILDAMNGFGLTPEETAWIRSKAIASELLALLGLFVVLQSTTAERFATSTLLLAGIVVVLPPVFRLFATRIAPYAPKSEFAFLLMMALVAAYATRRLGVYYLVGAFLVGVAARRFRQSLPAIASDRMLHAVEVFASFFAPFYFFRAGSELTREDLSWPAVWLGLAFVGVMVPLRIVALALLRRVTLGESIRVSLRIAVPMLPTLVFTLVLAGILRDRFGIGDPLFGALVVYALLTTLIPGFVFNAPTPEYSEPALPESAG
- a CDS encoding DUF445 domain-containing protein, with protein sequence MAQTQLPPLQDETSRRAALRRMKFWASALLVFFLVVFVVARILEPSHPWLAYVRATAEAALVGGLADWFAVTALFRHPLGIPIPHTAIMQKQKDRVGRILGNFVQNHFLSRSVLEQRLAGVHPAARAAKWMSEEQNRTRLARQLAGGLARAVEALPDAEVREFMQKSATNRLESVQLAPLVGDVLTVAASDGRPQELLNEVIKLITGALKEGHDAIREKVRAESPRWLPLGVRDAVAEKIAGGIDRVLAEMSADPNHPIRRRFDSAVAEFINRLKNSPEMLAKMEKLKQELLGHPIVEDLVSSVWDRARRAAALYRSNPEQASLLPLEEVLAGLGDSLATSDELRGEVDRFLTDVVTSLLEQHRQEVADLIAATVADWDPEVAAGRIELAVGRDLQFVRLNGTLVGGLAGLIIYTLSQFL
- a CDS encoding CPBP family intramembrane glutamic endopeptidase is translated as MPGIASLGVLFFFLLLIPYGAWKTRARIPQLVALPREVYFRKVVTQQVLFAALAGLAVYADHVRVSLGRVDLPLIAVAILAVIVFVKLMQPRWRAAVKRQDARTLFIAPRNGRESAWWIAVSVAAGVCEEFVWRGVVAGIIWWLSDDWWTAALVTSVAFGAAHIVQGLRAAVIIGLASFAIQGYVYWAGGILLAMVIHASYDIVAGLTYGKLCDEAGIPLDATADVNV